A window of Mixophyes fleayi isolate aMixFle1 chromosome 10, aMixFle1.hap1, whole genome shotgun sequence contains these coding sequences:
- the C10H16orf46 gene encoding uncharacterized protein C16orf46 homolog produces the protein MAIQDNDLQLENLQELEKFPQKSCSADEGKREKDLTDALAEISEKVIEDDQKSTEWLIRTGWEEAVCGWGPVSAAACLHPQKKPKKLKQGGSTDCVLCLDINFLPESKDETPETKSTSHTNHKEKSMTKHSPADNIVPPTEDDLDSRFTDHCPSTAMVSKTQSYCVKDSSAEMSIREQRQNKERNSQRSLSQFTGALPICTNCYNTKESLMFGSPVLLPPLKASPGNGHTEQLARRRAFLVQQLEKFPSGQVNNNIDPRAERRLLEAVSELPQEQLRVPESLSYIPSCIPRTPLGSSERLQWQCSFLAQKSNSANTNSVKQSNNPVSVGFLHTRTMQNKRNVQQDVRPLNDAKGRRAKSGTVPLHRNTVLPSLTIKRVEIPERIKLC, from the exons ATGGCTATTCAAGACAATGATTTACAGTTAGAAAACTTGCAAGAACTAGAGAAATTCCCGCAGAAAAGTTGCtctgcagatgaagggaaacggGAGAAGGATCTGACTGACGCGCTGGCCGAGATCAGCGAGAAGGTGATTGAAGATGATCAGAAGTCGACTGAGTGGTTGATAAGGACGGGATGGGAAGAAGCT GTATGTGGGTGGGGTCCAGTTTCTGCAGCAGCCTGTCTGCACCCCCAAAAGAAACCAAAGAAGCTTAAGCAAGGAGGCTCCACAGACTGTGTTCTATGTCTTGATATCAATTTTCTGCCAGAGAGTAAAGACGAGACGCCGGAAACAAAATCCACATCACACACGAACCATAAGGAGAAATCAATGACCAAGCATAGCCCTGCTGATAACATTGTACCCCCTACAGAGGATGACTTGGATTCTAGGTTTACAGATCACTGCCCTTCCACCGCCATGGtctccaaaacacaaagctactGTGTCAAAGATTCCTCTGCAGAGATGTCCATTAGAGAACAAAGACAGAACAAGGAGAGGAATTCACAAAGGAGCTTGTCTCAGTTCACAGGAGCCCTTCCAATATGTACAAACTGTTACAATACAAAGGAGTCACTGATGTTTGGCTCACCTGTGTTACTGCCACCGCTCAAAGCATCACCTGGAAACGGTCATACGGAGCAGCTGGCAAGAAGAAGAGCGTTTCTTGTCCAGCAGCTGGAAAAGTTTCCTTCTGGCCAAGTTAACAACAACATAGACCCCAGGGCAGAGAGGAGACTTCTGGAAGCTGTAAGTGAACTTCCACAGGAGCAGTTAAGAGTGCCAGAGTCACTTTCCTATATCCCATCTTGTATTCCAAGAACACCCTTGGGAAGCTCTGAACGTCTCCAGTGGCAGTGCTCATTTCTAGCCCAGAAGTCTAATTCAGCCAATACTAACTCTGTAAAACAGAGCAATAACCCAGTCTCTGTAGGCTTTCTCCACACTAGGACAATGCAGAACAAGCGCAACGTCCAGCAGGATGTAAGACCTCTTAATGATGCTAAAGGTAGAAGAGCAAAATCAGGCACTGTCCCGCTGCACAGGAACACTGTATTGCCTTCCCTCACTATCAAGCGGGTGGAAATACCAGAGAGAATTAAATTGTGCTAA